In Caballeronia sp. SBC1, the DNA window CCGCGCGGCGGCGCCAGTAGTTCGAGACGTGCGCCCACCGACGTCGCAAAGCTATAAAACGCCTCGATCTCGCTCTTACCCTCTTTCCTCGGCGTGCCAACCGGATCTTCGACGCTCGCGTTGTCGGCGAACAGCGCAACGACGCGGGATGCGTCCGCTGCGTTGAAGGCGTCGATATAGTCGAGCAGGCTCGCTTTCATGTTCTGACTGGTGTTCATGGTGTCTCCTAGCGCGCGGTATAACCGCCATCGATCACCAGTTCCGTGCCGGTCACATAACGTCCGGCCGGCGACACCAGATACAGGATGCCTGCTGCGATATCCTGCGGATCGCCGATCGTGGCAAGTGGCACGAGCGTCTTCATATGCGCAAAGATCTGTTCCGGGTCGCCCAGCTTCGCAAAGGCATCTTCGAGCAGCGGCGTACGGATGAAGCCCGGGTGCACGGAGTTGGCGCGGATATTCTGTGTCGCGTACAACATCGCTTCAGTCTTGGCCATCAGGCGCACTGCGCCTTTCGATGCGTGATACGCCGGCACGTCCGGGCCACCGACCAGCCCGTACATTGACGACAGATTCACGATCGAACCGCCGCCCGCCGCGATCAATTGCGGAATCGCGTACTTCGTGCACAGGAACACGCCTGTCACGTTGACGTCGATGACTTTCTGCCATTGCTGCAGCGTCATTTCATGCGTCGGCAGGTTCACGCCTTCGATGCCGGCGTTGTTCACCAGCACGTCGAGCCGCCCAAA includes these proteins:
- a CDS encoding nuclear transport factor 2 family protein — its product is MNTSQNMKASLLDYIDAFNAADASRVVALFADNASVEDPVGTPRKEGKSEIEAFYSFATSVGARLELLAPPRGSHGNSASISFRVHIVAQGQAAHIDVTDVMDFDAAGKIKRMRAYWGADDYHVHDNAS
- a CDS encoding SDR family NAD(P)-dependent oxidoreductase, which translates into the protein MTFPQHLFDLSGKVSAITGGARGIGAQTARTLAAAGSAIAVLDILTESGEQLVAQINEEGGNAAFWKLDVTQEDDVQRVFGEIGARFGRLDVLVNNAGIEGVNLPTHEMTLQQWQKVIDVNVTGVFLCTKYAIPQLIAAGGGSIVNLSSMYGLVGGPDVPAYHASKGAVRLMAKTEAMLYATQNIRANSVHPGFIRTPLLEDAFAKLGDPEQIFAHMKTLVPLATIGDPQDIAAGILYLVSPAGRYVTGTELVIDGGYTAR